The sequence GTACTCTATCCAGAAGATAAGAAGTACCGCATTGAGCGTATTCTGAACAGCAATGGTCAGCAAGTATCGCAAGGTGACTTACTCTTCGTCGTATCGCCAGTTGAAGATTAATCTTGCATAAGCAGATTAACTAATTGAAATACCCGCCAATTCGGCGGGTATTTTTTTATCGTGAGAAGTAGAGTCTTCGAAATTTGAACCCAATGGTTAATGTTGGTGTATTGGTATTATCTCAATATCGTGTATACACTTTTTACCTAGGTCTGCGAATAATGGAATGTATTTGAGAAGCTACATGGGTTGGCGATTTTGGGCTTTGTTTTTCTGTTTATGCTCACCCTCAAGCGTGAGTGCTGAGCGTTTGGCTTCGAGCTATCTCAAAGTCACAGAGGAAGCTGCTAGTAGCCGTCAGTTAATCCGTTATTGCGTTGATCCCGATTGGCTCCCTTACGAAGCTATTCGGGAGGGAGAGCATGTTGGGATCTCATCGGACTATATTCGTTACATTGAGTCCCATTCCAACTTTAAATTCAGCCTTGTTCCCACAACATCTTGGTCCGAAACCCTTAATTTTTTACAAACTGGGCGCTGTGAGTTAACCCCGATGCTAAATAAAACGGCCACCCGAGAGCAATTTTTGCATTTTAGCCATGTGTATTTTCACTCGCCCAATGTGCTGGTTTCTCTTAAAGAACAGCCTTTTTTACAAGGGTTTGAAAATATAGGCTCACGAACGTTAGCCGTGCCTAAAGGTTATCGTCTCGCCGAGTATATTCAACATTATTATCCTAAAGTGAAAATTATCGAAGTGGGCAGTGAACCAGCAGGGCTTGAGGCTGTGCTCGATAAACGCGCTGATTTATTTGTTGGGTCAATGTTTTCGGTGAATGCTTATATTCAGCAGACAGGTTTTAACCATCTTAAAATTGCGGGATGGGGAGGGCCGGAAGATGAACTCCGTATGGGGGTGAGTTTAGGTCATGAAGCACTGTTACCGATACTTAATCAAGTGCTTGATGACGTAGATGAGCTTGAGCGAATTAGGATTTATCAGAAATGGAACAATATTACCGTCATCGATGAGACTAACTACCTGCTTATCTACCAAGTGATAGTTGGTACACTCCTTGTGGTGTTTTTACTCGCCACACGTACGTTCTTTATCAGTCGTTATAATCGACGCCTAACCGATAAAAATGAGCAGCTTGAAGCTTTACGTCTGCGATTAGAGCACACCAATGCCGAGCTTGAGTTTTTATCCACCCATGATCCGCTTACCAAACTTTATAACAGACATTATTTTAATCGCCAGTTTGTCCATGAACATCGTTCAGAGATTAGCTCCGAAGGTGCTATTTGCCTTGTAATGCTGGATATCGATTTTTTTAAAGAGATTAATGACACCTTAGGCCATGCCGTCGGCGATAACATTTTGATGGAACTGTCTGGGGTGTTGCAGCATTGTGTGCGCGAAACAGATGTTGTTGCTCGTTGGGGAGGCGAGGAGTTTGTGATTCTGTGCCATCAGACTTCCATCGACTTAGTTAAAACCTTGTGCCAGCGGATTGCTGCAGCGATTAAGGATTATCGTTTTAGTGGCAATGTGCAGCTTACTTGTAGTTTTGGCATAGCCAAATTAGTGAACAACGAGCCTATGCAGTCTTGTTTTGAGCGAGCTGATAAGGCGTTGTATCAAGCTAAGGCATTGGGCAGAAATCAGATTTGTGTGGATGAATTTAACACTTAGTTTGTTAATTTGGACGAATTCCTAAGCTCATTGTCACTTTTATCTAGAAATTGCCTATTTATGCTAATAACCCTAAGCGATTAGCGATGATTTAGCATCAGTTGATGTATCTATAAGGATCTTATTGGGCAGATTTTTTGCTATTTTAGAGTGCTTAACACATGGAAAAACGTCAATGTCGGCGAAAATACGCTTATTTTTAAGGTTTTTGGTAATTGTTTGAAAATTGAGCTAAATTTTTTTATTTAATTGTTTTCACATATTTTTCTTATTTTTTTTTAATTTTTTCCGCGACTTTATCGTGAAAAATTGCAAGAGCCATTTGCGCATAACTGGGTTCCAATTTACAATATGCGCCTAAAATAATCTGATGTGCGGTGTGTCGGTGGTTTGTCGCATACTCCGTCTACTTCTTAAACTAATCATTAAAGTTGAATCATGACCGAATTATCCAAATACAGAAACATTGGTATCTTCGCTCACGTTGACGCGGGTAAAACCACGACCACCGAGCGTATTCTTAAGCTAACCGGTAAAATCCATAAGATCGGTGAAGTTCACGATGGTGAATCAACAACTGACTTCATGGTTCAGGAAGCTGAGCGTGGTATTACCATTCAATCGGCTGCTGTAAGCTGCTTCTGGAAAGATCACCGTTTCAACGTTATTGATACCCCTGGGCACGTTGACTTCACCGTTGAAGTTTACCGTTCTCTGAAGGTTCTTGACGGCGGTATCGCTGTATTCTGTGGTTCTGGCGGTGTTGAGCCTCAATCAGAAACTAACTGGCGCTATGCTAACGAATCTGAAGTTGCTCGTATCATCTTCGTAAACAAATTAGACCGTATGGGTGCTGACTTCCTACGTGTTGTTAAGCAAACTAAAGACGTTTTAGCTGCTAACCCACTGGTTATGGTTCTGCCAATTGGTATCGAAGACGAGTTCTGCGGTGTTGTTGACCTGTTAACTCGCAAAGCTTACGTGTGGGACGATTCTGGTATTCCAGAAAACTTCGAAGTGAAAGATGTTCCTGCGAACATGGTTGACTTAGTTGAAGAATACCGCGAAATGCTGATCGAAACTGCTGTTGAGCAAGATGACGATCTGCTAGAAGCATACATGGAAGGCGAAGAGCCATCTATTGAAGACCTGAAACGTTGTATCCGTAAGGGTACTCGTACTATGGCGTTCTTCCCAACATTCTGCGGAAGCGCATTCAAAAACAAAGGTATGCAACTGGTTCTGGACGCTGTTGTTGACTATTTGCCAGCGCCAGATGAAGTTGATCCACAACCTTTAACTGACGAAGAAGGTAACGAAACTGGCGAATACGCTATCGTTTCTGCTGACGAGTCATTAAAAGCATTAGCGTTCAAGATCATGGATGACCGTTTCGGTGCCCTGACTTTCGTACGTATCTATGCTGGCCGCCTGAAGAAAGGTGACACCATTCTTAACAGTGCTACTGGTAAGACTGAGCGTATCGGCCGTATGTGCGAAATGTATGCGAACGATCGTATCGAAATTGAATCAGCTGAAGCTGGTGACATTATCGCTATCGTTGGTATGAAGAACGTACAAACTGGTCACACTCTGTGTGATGTTAAGCACCCATGTACTCTTGAAGCCATGGTGTTCCCAGAGCCAGTTATCTCTATCGCAGTAGCGCCAAAAGACAAAGGCGGCAGCGAGAAGATGGCTATCGCTATCGGTAAGATGATCGCAGAAGATCCATCATTCCGCGTAGAAACTGACGAAGATTCAGGTGAAACCATCCTTAAAGGTATGGGTGAACTGCACTTAGATATTAAAGTGGACATCCTGAAGCGTACTTACGGTGTTGAGCTGATTGTAGGTGAGCCACAAGTGGCATACCGTGAAACAATCACTGCGATGGTTGAAGACCAATATACCCACAAGAAACAATCTGGTGGTTCTGGTCAATTCGGTAAGATCGAATACATTATCCGTCCTGGTGAGCCAAACTCAGGTTTCGTATTCAAGTCTTCAGTTGTGGGTGGTAGTGTTCCTAAGGAATTCTGGCCTGCAGTTGAGAAAGGCTTCGCGAGCATGATGAACACTGGTACTATCGCTGGCTTCCCAGTGTTAGACGTAGAGTTCGAATTAACTGACGGTGCTTACCACGCAGTTGACTC comes from Shewanella oneidensis MR-1 and encodes:
- a CDS encoding diguanylate cyclase, encoding MGWRFWALFFCLCSPSSVSAERLASSYLKVTEEAASSRQLIRYCVDPDWLPYEAIREGEHVGISSDYIRYIESHSNFKFSLVPTTSWSETLNFLQTGRCELTPMLNKTATREQFLHFSHVYFHSPNVLVSLKEQPFLQGFENIGSRTLAVPKGYRLAEYIQHYYPKVKIIEVGSEPAGLEAVLDKRADLFVGSMFSVNAYIQQTGFNHLKIAGWGGPEDELRMGVSLGHEALLPILNQVLDDVDELERIRIYQKWNNITVIDETNYLLIYQVIVGTLLVVFLLATRTFFISRYNRRLTDKNEQLEALRLRLEHTNAELEFLSTHDPLTKLYNRHYFNRQFVHEHRSEISSEGAICLVMLDIDFFKEINDTLGHAVGDNILMELSGVLQHCVRETDVVARWGGEEFVILCHQTSIDLVKTLCQRIAAAIKDYRFSGNVQLTCSFGIAKLVNNEPMQSCFERADKALYQAKALGRNQICVDEFNT
- the fusA gene encoding elongation factor G — its product is MTELSKYRNIGIFAHVDAGKTTTTERILKLTGKIHKIGEVHDGESTTDFMVQEAERGITIQSAAVSCFWKDHRFNVIDTPGHVDFTVEVYRSLKVLDGGIAVFCGSGGVEPQSETNWRYANESEVARIIFVNKLDRMGADFLRVVKQTKDVLAANPLVMVLPIGIEDEFCGVVDLLTRKAYVWDDSGIPENFEVKDVPANMVDLVEEYREMLIETAVEQDDDLLEAYMEGEEPSIEDLKRCIRKGTRTMAFFPTFCGSAFKNKGMQLVLDAVVDYLPAPDEVDPQPLTDEEGNETGEYAIVSADESLKALAFKIMDDRFGALTFVRIYAGRLKKGDTILNSATGKTERIGRMCEMYANDRIEIESAEAGDIIAIVGMKNVQTGHTLCDVKHPCTLEAMVFPEPVISIAVAPKDKGGSEKMAIAIGKMIAEDPSFRVETDEDSGETILKGMGELHLDIKVDILKRTYGVELIVGEPQVAYRETITAMVEDQYTHKKQSGGSGQFGKIEYIIRPGEPNSGFVFKSSVVGGSVPKEFWPAVEKGFASMMNTGTIAGFPVLDVEFELTDGAYHAVDSSAIAFEIAAKAAFRQSIAKAKPQLLEPIMKVDVFSPDDNVGDVIGDLNRRRGMIKDQVAGITGVRVKADVPLSEMFGYIGSLRTMTSGRGQFSMEFSHYSPCPNSVADKVVEQVKERKAAEAKK